In Streptococcus respiraculi, one DNA window encodes the following:
- the nox gene encoding H2O-forming NADH oxidase translates to MSKIVVVGANHAGTACIKTMLTNYGADNEIVVFDQNSNISFLGCGMALWIGEQISGPEGLFYSDKEQLESLGAKVYMNSPVESVDYDKKEVHVLLEDGSKHVESYDKLIFATGSQPILPPIKGAEIKEGSREFEATLKNLQFVKLYQNSADVIEKLKDEEIKRVAVVGAGYIGVELAEAFERKGKEVILIDVVDTCLAGYYDRDLTDMMSKNLEDHGIQLAFGQTVQAIEGDGKVERIVTDKETFDVDMVILAVGFRPNTGLGDGKIELFRNGAFLVNKKQETSLKDVYAIGDCATVYDNSIGDTNYIALATNAVRSGIVAAHNACGTELESIGVQGSNGIAIYDLKMVSTGLTFEKAQRFGYNPAVTEFTDNQKPEFIEHDNFPVTLKIVYDKDTRVVLGAQMASKEDMSMGIHMFSLAIQEKVTIERLALLDIFFLPHFNKPYNYITMAALGAE, encoded by the coding sequence ATGTCTAAAATCGTTGTTGTTGGTGCAAACCACGCTGGTACAGCTTGTATCAAAACTATGTTAACAAACTATGGTGCGGATAACGAGATTGTTGTATTTGACCAAAACTCAAATATTTCTTTCCTCGGTTGCGGAATGGCGCTATGGATTGGTGAGCAAATCTCTGGCCCAGAAGGCTTGTTCTATTCTGACAAAGAGCAATTGGAAAGCCTTGGCGCAAAAGTATACATGAACTCACCAGTTGAGTCTGTAGACTATGACAAAAAAGAAGTACATGTTCTTTTAGAAGATGGTAGCAAACATGTTGAAAGCTACGACAAATTGATTTTTGCAACTGGTTCACAACCAATCTTGCCACCAATCAAAGGTGCTGAAATCAAAGAAGGTTCACGTGAATTTGAAGCGACTCTTAAAAATCTTCAATTTGTTAAGTTGTACCAAAACTCAGCAGATGTAATTGAGAAATTGAAAGATGAAGAAATTAAGCGTGTAGCAGTTGTTGGTGCAGGTTATATCGGTGTTGAACTTGCAGAAGCTTTTGAACGCAAAGGGAAAGAAGTCATCTTGATCGATGTTGTGGACACTTGCTTGGCAGGTTACTACGACCGTGATTTGACAGATATGATGAGCAAGAACCTTGAAGACCACGGTATCCAATTGGCATTTGGTCAAACTGTACAAGCAATTGAAGGTGACGGCAAAGTAGAACGTATCGTAACAGACAAAGAAACATTTGATGTAGATATGGTCATCTTGGCTGTTGGTTTCCGTCCAAATACTGGTCTTGGCGATGGTAAGATTGAACTCTTCCGCAATGGTGCCTTCCTTGTAAACAAAAAACAAGAAACTAGCTTGAAAGATGTCTATGCAATCGGTGACTGTGCAACTGTCTATGACAACTCAATCGGTGATACAAACTACATTGCTCTTGCAACAAACGCTGTTCGCTCAGGTATCGTAGCAGCTCACAATGCATGTGGAACTGAACTTGAATCAATCGGTGTTCAAGGTTCAAATGGTATTGCAATCTATGATCTTAAGATGGTTTCAACTGGTTTGACATTTGAAAAAGCGCAACGCTTTGGTTACAATCCAGCTGTTACTGAATTTACAGATAACCAAAAACCAGAATTTATCGAACATGATAACTTCCCAGTAACCCTTAAAATCGTTTATGATAAGGATACACGTGTTGTTCTTGGAGCGCAAATGGCTTCGAAAGAAGACATGTCAATGGGTATCCACATGTTCTCATTAGCTATCCAAGAAAAAGTAACAATCGAACGCTTAGCGCTTCTTGATATCTTCTTCTTGCCACACTTCAACAAGCCATACAACTACATCACAATGGCAGCCTTGGGTGCGGAATAA
- a CDS encoding CsbD family protein yields the protein MSEEKLSAKLDQVTGGLKEAAGKVVGDKKTEVEGLIEKTAGKAKELADEATDKAKDLADDAKGAVEGAVEGLKNVFGK from the coding sequence ATGTCAGAAGAAAAATTGTCAGCAAAATTGGACCAAGTAACAGGTGGTTTGAAAGAAGCAGCTGGAAAAGTCGTTGGTGATAAGAAAACAGAAGTTGAAGGCCTTATTGAAAAAACTGCTGGTAAAGCAAAAGAATTAGCCGATGAAGCAACAGATAAAGCCAAAGATCTTGCAGATGATGCAAAAGGTGCAGTAGAAGGCGCTGTAGAAGGTCTTAAAAATGTTTTTGGTAAATAA
- a CDS encoding cache domain-containing sensor histidine kinase produces MKRFSLFVQLVVYVAVTMLLLLGIVGAVYYHTSSDVIRETTEQSTQHTISQSGQFVQSYLEKLKETTSSLATNDLVKTYAEDSSAQNEGNLRKLFDTILSTDRDLVSAVLVTKSGHLVATDEAVSMKTSSDMMKEAWYQAAIHEHAMPVLTPARQNLSESSDKWVVSITQEVVDEKGENLAVVRLDIAYDTLSHYLDSLQLGEDGFTFIINSNHEFVYHPKKSVYSSSEEMKALEPYILAKNGYVNQGASYVYQYKIPQSDWVMIGVASLETLHDLQRQILLSFVGTGFLALAICLLGIWFILRHWIKPLRDLQETILAIGNGNASLRANEQGAPELVDLARQFNRMLNQIDKLMLAVKEEEQNVRKYELQALSSQINPHFLYNTLDTIVWMAEFNNSEKVVEVTKSLAKYFRLALNQGNEQIALKDEIDHVRQYLFIQKQRYGDKLTYEIKEDARFDDFQLPKLVLQPLVENAIYHGIKEVKGQGLVRVLVEERGDFLVVSIYDNGRGFIAHDTTENLLVKLGGVGLKNVDQRLRLQFGKDYRMEIDSRKDSHTAISLFFPKK; encoded by the coding sequence ATGAAGCGGTTTTCTCTTTTTGTTCAGTTAGTTGTTTATGTGGCTGTTACCATGTTATTGCTTCTGGGTATTGTTGGTGCAGTTTATTATCATACGAGTTCGGATGTGATTCGTGAAACAACTGAGCAAAGTACGCAACATACCATTTCTCAAAGTGGTCAATTCGTCCAGTCTTATTTGGAAAAGTTAAAGGAAACGACCAGTAGTCTTGCTACGAATGACTTGGTAAAGACTTACGCAGAAGATTCTAGCGCTCAAAACGAGGGCAATCTTCGCAAACTATTTGATACGATTTTATCAACCGACCGCGACTTGGTCTCAGCTGTTCTTGTGACAAAATCAGGTCACTTGGTAGCAACAGATGAGGCGGTCAGCATGAAAACATCTAGCGATATGATGAAAGAGGCTTGGTATCAAGCAGCTATCCATGAGCATGCTATGCCTGTCCTGACACCAGCCCGGCAAAACTTATCAGAATCAAGCGACAAGTGGGTAGTTTCTATTACCCAAGAAGTGGTGGATGAAAAAGGCGAGAATCTCGCTGTTGTTCGCTTGGATATTGCTTATGATACCCTGTCGCACTATTTGGATAGCTTGCAGCTGGGAGAAGACGGCTTTACCTTTATTATCAATAGCAATCATGAATTTGTCTATCATCCCAAAAAGAGTGTCTATTCATCTAGTGAGGAGATGAAAGCCTTGGAGCCTTACATCTTAGCGAAAAACGGCTATGTCAATCAAGGAGCCTCCTATGTCTACCAGTACAAGATTCCTCAGAGTGATTGGGTGATGATTGGAGTGGCTTCTCTGGAAACTCTTCACGACTTGCAAAGGCAGATTCTGCTATCCTTTGTAGGGACAGGTTTCTTGGCACTTGCTATTTGTCTCTTGGGGATTTGGTTTATCTTGCGCCACTGGATCAAACCTTTGCGGGATTTACAGGAAACGATTTTGGCCATTGGAAATGGAAATGCCAGTTTACGTGCTAATGAGCAGGGGGCACCTGAATTGGTTGATTTAGCTCGTCAATTTAATCGTATGTTGAATCAGATTGACAAATTGATGCTTGCAGTCAAAGAAGAAGAGCAAAATGTCCGCAAATACGAGCTACAAGCTCTCTCCAGTCAAATCAATCCTCATTTCCTGTACAATACCTTAGACACAATTGTTTGGATGGCGGAGTTTAATAATAGTGAGAAAGTAGTTGAGGTGACCAAATCGCTAGCCAAGTATTTCCGTTTGGCGCTGAATCAGGGGAATGAGCAGATTGCGTTAAAAGATGAGATTGACCATGTGCGTCAGTATCTTTTTATCCAAAAACAGCGCTACGGGGACAAGTTGACCTATGAAATCAAAGAAGACGCACGATTTGATGATTTTCAACTGCCTAAGCTGGTTTTGCAGCCCTTGGTGGAAAATGCGATTTACCATGGGATTAAAGAAGTCAAGGGACAGGGCTTGGTGCGTGTGCTCGTTGAAGAAAGAGGAGATTTTCTTGTCGTGTCTATCTATGATAATGGTCGTGGCTTTATTGCGCATGATACGACTGAAAATCTTCTTGTAAAACTCGGCGGTGTCGGCTTAAAAAATGTGGACCAACGCTTGCGACTACAGTTTGGTAAGGATTATCGTATGGAGATTGATTCTCGTAAGGATTCTCACACAGCTATCTCGTTATTCTTTCCTAAAAAGTAA
- a CDS encoding response regulator transcription factor has product MYKMMIVEDEYLVRQGISSLIDFDKLGMVVVAEAENGLAAWELFQKEQADILLTDINMPHMNGIRLAQLVKEHYPETHIVFLTGYDDFDYALSAVKLGADDYLLKPFSKADVEEMLLKVKEKLDREDKRQQIRDLVQQSEESSFAQLIQERLADQDLSLKSLAQNLGFSPSHLSVIFKKELGLPFQDYLIQERMKRAKLLLLTTDLKIYEIAEQVGFEDMNYFSQRFKQVVGVTPRQFKKGEQR; this is encoded by the coding sequence ATGTATAAAATGATGATTGTAGAAGATGAATACCTTGTCCGGCAGGGGATTTCGTCTTTGATTGATTTTGACAAACTGGGCATGGTAGTTGTGGCAGAAGCTGAAAATGGCCTAGCGGCTTGGGAGTTATTTCAGAAAGAGCAGGCAGACATCCTTCTTACCGATATCAACATGCCGCACATGAACGGTATCCGATTGGCGCAACTGGTCAAAGAGCATTATCCAGAGACGCATATTGTCTTTCTGACTGGTTATGATGATTTTGACTATGCGCTGTCCGCTGTTAAGTTAGGAGCAGATGACTATCTTCTCAAACCTTTTTCCAAAGCAGATGTGGAGGAGATGTTACTCAAGGTTAAGGAGAAACTAGATAGGGAAGACAAAAGGCAGCAGATTCGTGATTTAGTTCAGCAAAGTGAAGAATCCAGTTTCGCACAACTCATCCAAGAACGCTTGGCAGACCAAGATTTATCCCTCAAATCTCTGGCTCAGAATCTCGGATTTAGTCCCTCACACCTCAGTGTTATTTTTAAAAAAGAATTAGGACTGCCCTTTCAAGATTATCTCATTCAAGAGCGGATGAAAAGAGCCAAATTGTTACTGTTAACAACCGATTTAAAAATCTATGAAATAGCAGAGCAGGTCGGTTTTGAAGATATGAACTATTTTTCTCAGCGTTTCAAACAGGTTGTTGGTGTCACCCCCCGCCAATTTAAAAAAGGAGAGCAGAGATGA
- the msrB gene encoding peptide-methionine (R)-S-oxide reductase MsrB, with the protein MEDKSKLFLILGSVLIVVVAFVLGSRLLTGSSTSSTSQIKDAAMSQTNEVTRKDKKDNMKEDLREIYLAGGCFWGVEEYFSRVPGVTDAVSGYANGKGSTTKYELISQTGHAETVKVTYDKNQVSLREILLHYFRIIDPTSVNKQGNDRGTQYRTGVYYTDKDDSAVIEEVFNEQAKKFDKPLAVEKGALENFVEAEEYHQDYLKKNPNGYCHINVNQASYPVIDENLYHKPSDEEIKKMLTAEEYAVTQKNDTERAFSNRYWDQFEDGIYVDIVTGEPLFSSKDKYDSGCGWPSFSKPISPDVATYKDDTSFNMVRTEVRSRVGDSHLGHVFTDGPKDKGGLRYCINSLSIKFIPKAEMESQGYGYLLNYV; encoded by the coding sequence ATGGAAGATAAGTCCAAATTATTCCTCATCCTTGGCAGTGTGTTGATTGTGGTTGTAGCCTTTGTATTGGGAAGTCGTTTGTTGACTGGATCTTCCACATCATCTACTTCGCAAATTAAAGATGCAGCCATGAGCCAGACCAACGAAGTCACAAGAAAGGATAAAAAAGACAATATGAAAGAAGATCTTAGAGAAATTTATCTTGCAGGCGGTTGTTTCTGGGGTGTAGAAGAATACTTCTCACGTGTTCCGGGAGTGACAGATGCTGTATCTGGTTATGCTAACGGTAAAGGAAGCACCACCAAGTATGAATTGATTAGCCAGACAGGTCATGCTGAAACAGTTAAAGTGACCTACGATAAGAATCAAGTATCCCTCCGTGAAATCTTGCTCCACTATTTCCGTATCATTGACCCAACCAGTGTCAACAAACAAGGAAATGACCGTGGAACCCAGTATCGAACAGGTGTTTATTACACGGATAAGGACGATTCAGCTGTCATTGAAGAAGTTTTTAATGAACAAGCTAAGAAATTTGATAAACCACTTGCCGTTGAAAAAGGTGCTTTGGAAAACTTTGTAGAAGCAGAAGAATATCACCAAGATTACCTCAAGAAAAATCCAAATGGATACTGTCATATTAACGTCAACCAAGCTAGCTATCCTGTCATTGATGAAAATTTGTACCACAAACCAAGTGATGAAGAAATCAAGAAGATGCTCACGGCAGAAGAGTACGCTGTAACGCAAAAGAATGACACAGAACGTGCCTTCTCAAACCGTTATTGGGATCAATTTGAAGATGGAATCTACGTGGATATTGTAACAGGCGAGCCTCTCTTTTCTTCAAAAGACAAGTATGATTCAGGATGTGGCTGGCCAAGTTTCTCAAAACCAATCAGTCCAGACGTAGCAACGTATAAAGATGATACCAGTTTCAACATGGTGCGGACTGAGGTAAGAAGCCGAGTTGGCGACTCTCATTTGGGTCATGTCTTTACAGACGGCCCGAAAGATAAAGGTGGTCTGCGCTACTGTATCAATAGCCTTTCAATCAAGTTTATTCCAAAAGCAGAAATGGAAAGTCAAGGCTATGGCTACCTCTTAAACTATGTGTAA
- a CDS encoding redoxin family protein, translating to MKKRNLLLTSLICLGVLTACSTNQKMDDMKKTDDSAMMKKEDKMSDEKKDMKDDKMSDDNKDMKKDDMKEGEPKAMNDGKPAPDFSLEGVDGKTYKLSDFKGKKVYLKFWASWCSICLSTLHDTEELASQEEGKDYVILTVVSPNHMGEKSAEDFKKWYDGLDYKHMPVLLDPSGKLLQEYGVRAYPTSAFIGSDGVLVEVHPGFMDKAGIEDKLKEIK from the coding sequence ATGAAAAAACGCAACCTGCTACTCACTAGCCTCATTTGTTTAGGTGTTTTAACTGCCTGCTCAACCAACCAGAAGATGGATGATATGAAAAAAACAGATGATAGTGCTATGATGAAAAAAGAAGATAAGATGTCCGATGAAAAGAAAGATATGAAAGATGACAAGATGTCTGATGACAACAAGGACATGAAGAAAGACGATATGAAAGAAGGAGAACCAAAAGCGATGAATGATGGGAAACCAGCACCTGATTTTAGTTTAGAAGGTGTAGATGGAAAGACCTATAAGCTATCTGATTTCAAGGGCAAAAAAGTTTATCTGAAATTCTGGGCATCATGGTGTTCAATCTGTCTTTCAACCTTGCATGACACAGAAGAACTTGCGAGTCAGGAAGAAGGTAAGGATTATGTCATCTTAACAGTTGTTTCTCCTAATCACATGGGTGAAAAGTCTGCAGAAGATTTCAAAAAATGGTATGATGGACTTGACTACAAACACATGCCAGTCCTTCTTGACCCAAGCGGAAAATTATTGCAAGAATACGGTGTCCGTGCTTACCCAACCTCAGCCTTTATCGGTAGTGATGGCGTTTTGGTAGAAGTCCATCCAGGATTTATGGATAAAGCTGGTATCGAAGACAAGCTCAAAGAAATCAAGTAG
- the ccdA2 gene encoding thiol-disulfide oxidoreductase-associated membrane protein CcdA2, with translation MTSLVFLLSVFLAGILSFFSPCILPLLPVYVGVLLDSDEPRTVRILGFEIAWYGIVKTLFFIAGLSMVFVTLGYGAGFLGNLLYTDWFRYVLGAIVIVLGIHQMGIINIAHLQKQKSVQFKQNKKRNDFYNAFLLGLTFSFGWTPCVGPVLSSVLAIAASGGDGAWQGAILMLLYTLGLALPFLLVALASSFVLRYFSKLKPYMGTLKKIGGAIIILMGILLMLGNLNIFTQLFG, from the coding sequence ATGACCTCACTTGTATTTTTACTATCGGTGTTTTTAGCAGGAATCTTATCCTTCTTTTCACCCTGCATCTTGCCACTCTTGCCAGTTTACGTTGGTGTCTTACTCGACTCAGATGAACCGCGAACCGTGAGAATTTTAGGATTTGAGATTGCCTGGTATGGTATTGTCAAGACTCTCTTTTTCATCGCAGGACTATCCATGGTCTTTGTCACCTTAGGCTACGGAGCAGGCTTCCTTGGAAATCTTCTTTATACTGACTGGTTCCGGTATGTTCTTGGAGCAATCGTCATTGTCCTTGGGATTCACCAAATGGGGATTATCAATATCGCCCATTTGCAAAAACAAAAAAGTGTACAATTCAAGCAGAATAAAAAACGCAACGATTTCTACAATGCTTTCTTGCTCGGTTTGACCTTTAGCTTTGGATGGACGCCATGTGTCGGACCGGTCCTCAGTTCAGTGCTTGCCATTGCAGCATCTGGAGGAGATGGTGCTTGGCAGGGAGCAATCTTGATGTTGCTCTACACATTAGGTCTTGCCCTTCCATTCTTATTAGTAGCCTTGGCTTCATCATTTGTCTTACGCTACTTCAGTAAACTCAAACCTTACATGGGGACCTTGAAGAAAATTGGTGGAGCCATCATTATCTTAATGGGAATCTTGCTCATGTTAGGCAATTTAAACATTTTTACACAACTATTTGGATAA
- the brnQ gene encoding branched-chain amino acid transport system II carrier protein has product MIKKGSLTGLLLFGIFFGAGNLIFPPTLGALSGENFWSAISGFVLSGVGIAVLTLIIGTLNPKGYVYEISRKIAPWFATTYLVALYLSIGPFFAIPRTATTAYEVGVAPLLAGNGQWGLLIFTLIYFTAAYLISLNPSKILDLVGRILTPVFALLIVVLVVLGATKYGSSTPMTASGTYVTSAFGTGFLEGYNTLDALASVAFSVIAVETMNQLGFASKKEYVSTIWVVGIVVALGFSALYIGLGFLGNHFPIPAEIMASDSNKGVYVLSQATQAIFGSSAQIFLAIMVTMTCFTTTVGLIVSTSEFFVKTFPRLGYKVYATLFTLIGFGIANIGLSAIIAYSVPVLQILYPITIAIVLLVIVNRLVPLSKIGMQLTISLVTIVAFATIISAQFKLDGLGKLIAALPFADASLPWLVPAIVGILFSICMPDGQTAESFDME; this is encoded by the coding sequence ATGATTAAAAAGGGTTCCTTAACAGGTTTGCTCCTGTTTGGTATATTTTTTGGAGCGGGAAATTTAATCTTCCCCCCTACACTGGGTGCCTTATCAGGCGAGAATTTTTGGTCAGCCATTAGTGGATTTGTCCTCTCAGGTGTAGGAATTGCTGTCTTGACTCTCATCATCGGGACTTTAAATCCTAAAGGTTATGTCTATGAAATTTCACGCAAGATTGCGCCGTGGTTTGCAACGACTTATCTGGTGGCCCTTTATTTGTCAATTGGACCATTCTTTGCCATTCCTAGGACAGCAACGACAGCCTATGAAGTAGGAGTTGCTCCGCTTTTAGCTGGTAACGGTCAGTGGGGCTTGCTCATCTTTACCCTCATCTATTTCACTGCAGCCTATCTGATTTCGCTCAATCCCTCTAAAATTCTCGACTTGGTAGGAAGAATTTTGACACCGGTCTTTGCTTTGTTGATTGTGGTCTTGGTTGTTTTAGGAGCTACAAAATACGGCAGTAGTACTCCGATGACAGCATCAGGTACCTATGTGACATCGGCCTTTGGAACAGGATTTTTAGAAGGTTATAATACGCTTGACGCCCTTGCCTCAGTTGCCTTTAGTGTGATTGCTGTAGAAACCATGAACCAGCTTGGTTTTGCTTCTAAAAAAGAATATGTATCCACGATTTGGGTTGTAGGAATCGTTGTGGCTCTAGGTTTCAGTGCTCTGTATATCGGACTGGGGTTCTTGGGCAATCATTTCCCAATTCCGGCAGAGATTATGGCATCTGATTCCAACAAGGGGGTCTATGTGCTATCGCAAGCAACGCAAGCTATCTTTGGTTCAAGTGCGCAGATTTTCCTAGCGATCATGGTGACCATGACCTGCTTTACAACAACAGTTGGCTTGATTGTGTCAACTTCGGAGTTCTTTGTTAAAACCTTCCCACGCTTAGGATATAAGGTCTATGCAACGCTCTTTACCTTGATTGGCTTTGGAATTGCTAATATCGGTCTATCAGCCATTATTGCCTACTCAGTACCAGTTTTGCAAATTCTTTATCCGATTACCATTGCCATTGTTCTCTTAGTCATTGTCAATCGCTTGGTTCCGCTCTCGAAAATCGGTATGCAGCTGACCATTTCCTTGGTTACCATTGTCGCTTTTGCGACCATCATCAGTGCGCAATTCAAATTGGACGGATTAGGTAAGCTTATTGCTGCTCTGCCATTTGCAGATGCATCGCTTCCGTGGCTTGTACCAGCAATTGTGGGAATTTTATTTTCTATTTGTATGCCTGATGGGCAAACAGCAGAGAGTTTTGATATGGAATAA
- a CDS encoding heavy metal translocating P-type ATPase, whose product MKAIVKTQRGILFLLGTLSLGIGLALEHLSSSWSIGFFCLAIVSLGGPIGKDVIKEMLGTGDFQVDLLMILSALGAVAIAYFSEAAILLFIFAASEVLEDYVYRKSMVTMESLMTQIPKQASVLKSDGQVELKDIEAIHLHDILVVTKGEQIALDGQAEEEMLVDESLLTGESLPVMKEKGEQVFAGTLNVGETATYQVTKESSESRYAQIVSLIQAASNSQSKRDRRIHQLQKKYVILVLVGVVVFIACLMFVQRQSFVEAFYRGMILLTVASPCALIASITPAMLSAMSFGAKHGVLIKNGQVLENMMQLSVLCTDKTGTLTKGEFRLNDYQLEDPELLPLILYMESRSAHPLAKSILAYFKDRSHSAPETVLPVKEHVGHGIQMGDIAIGSQQFMGNAADPHGYLSKESYGTLLFVAQDKQIVGFIELVDTIRDEAGTTVTALQQAGVEVVMLTGDRRETAQFVAEQLQITGVHAQCLPEDKVAYLIEYGKEGKIVGMMGDGLNDAPILAHADIGIAMGGGTDVALEMSDVIIIHNNLDNVSLLYQLSWKYGRITRFNIGFSITVIILLILLNFLGILDLTEGVFFHEVSTILVILNSLRLLRFR is encoded by the coding sequence ATGAAAGCTATTGTCAAAACGCAAAGAGGAATCTTGTTTCTTCTGGGGACACTGAGTTTGGGGATAGGACTAGCCTTGGAGCATCTCTCAAGTAGCTGGAGTATCGGTTTTTTCTGTTTAGCGATTGTATCGCTTGGTGGACCGATTGGAAAAGATGTTATCAAAGAAATGCTGGGTACGGGAGATTTTCAGGTTGATTTATTGATGATTTTATCAGCCCTTGGAGCGGTTGCAATTGCTTATTTTAGTGAGGCAGCCATATTGCTCTTTATCTTTGCAGCTTCTGAGGTGTTGGAAGACTATGTTTATCGTAAATCGATGGTTACTATGGAAAGTTTGATGACCCAGATTCCTAAGCAGGCTAGTGTCCTAAAAAGTGACGGACAAGTAGAGTTGAAAGACATTGAAGCGATCCATCTCCATGATATTCTTGTAGTAACAAAGGGAGAGCAGATTGCCCTAGACGGACAGGCTGAGGAAGAAATGCTGGTTGATGAAAGTCTTTTGACAGGTGAGAGTCTTCCTGTCATGAAAGAAAAAGGGGAGCAGGTCTTTGCAGGAACGCTGAATGTCGGAGAGACTGCAACCTATCAGGTTACAAAAGAAAGTAGTGAGAGCCGATATGCCCAGATTGTTTCTCTTATCCAAGCAGCTAGTAACAGTCAGAGTAAACGGGATAGACGTATTCACCAGCTTCAAAAGAAGTATGTCATACTGGTCTTGGTTGGTGTTGTAGTTTTTATTGCTTGCCTAATGTTTGTTCAACGGCAATCCTTTGTTGAAGCCTTTTACCGTGGTATGATTTTGTTGACGGTAGCAAGTCCTTGTGCCTTGATTGCCTCCATTACGCCTGCCATGCTGAGCGCCATGAGTTTTGGTGCGAAGCATGGGGTGTTAATCAAAAATGGTCAAGTTTTGGAAAATATGATGCAGTTATCGGTCCTTTGCACGGATAAAACAGGTACTCTGACCAAGGGAGAATTCCGGCTTAATGACTATCAGTTGGAAGATCCAGAGCTGCTGCCCCTTATTTTATATATGGAAAGTAGATCTGCTCATCCGCTCGCAAAATCAATCTTGGCTTATTTTAAAGATCGATCTCATAGCGCACCGGAAACGGTCTTACCAGTCAAGGAACACGTGGGACACGGTATCCAAATGGGGGATATTGCGATTGGTAGTCAGCAGTTTATGGGAAATGCTGCTGATCCGCATGGCTATTTGTCAAAAGAAAGTTATGGAACCTTATTGTTTGTCGCACAGGACAAGCAGATTGTCGGGTTTATTGAATTAGTCGATACGATACGTGATGAGGCAGGTACGACAGTTACGGCCTTGCAACAAGCAGGGGTGGAAGTTGTCATGTTAACAGGAGATAGGAGAGAGACAGCCCAATTTGTCGCGGAACAGTTGCAGATTACAGGTGTCCATGCCCAGTGTCTGCCTGAGGACAAGGTGGCTTATCTGATAGAGTATGGGAAAGAAGGAAAAATCGTTGGTATGATGGGTGATGGTCTGAATGATGCTCCGATTCTGGCGCATGCAGACATTGGAATTGCCATGGGTGGTGGGACAGATGTGGCGCTTGAGATGAGCGATGTTATCATCATTCACAACAATTTAGATAATGTGAGCTTGCTCTACCAACTTAGCTGGAAATACGGCAGGATTACCCGTTTTAATATCGGATTTTCGATTACGGTCATCATTCTCTTAATCTTGCTGAATTTTCTAGGAATCCTTGATCTGACAGAAGGTGTCTTTTTCCATGAAGTATCAACGATTTTGGTCATCTTAAATAGTTTGAGATTGTTGCGTTTCCGATAA
- a CDS encoding SEL1-like repeat protein: MLSIAVLLGQDQALANLGYYYLYGRSVLPNLSLAMMYFKMAARSGNSKSCCFYLLLSSYGLSVNRR, from the coding sequence ATATTATCGATTGCGGTACTGCTAGGACAAGACCAAGCTCTTGCGAACCTAGGGTATTACTACCTATATGGAAGATCTGTATTACCAAATTTATCCCTTGCAATGATGTACTTTAAGATGGCTGCTAGAAGTGGGAATTCAAAATCATGCTGTTTCTATCTATTATTATCATCGTACGGTTTATCAGTTAATCGGAGATGA